ACGCATCTTAAAATCTTTCGTCGATTTGAAATAGGATTCACATAATCTCTTCAGTTCTTTTTGTGAACCTTTATAAAACTCTAATACCAAGTCTTCTTTCGATTGAAAGTGGTAGTAGGTAAGACCAAGAGATACTTTCGACTCTTTTGCAATAATTCGCATTGTTGTGTTTTCATACCCTTCCTTTTGGAAAAGCAACAGTGCTGTTCGATAAATCTTTTGTTTTGTCTCTTCCCTTTTAGGAATTTGTTTCAAAACCTTTCCATTGTTTTGGATTCGGAGTGTTTGTGGCATTAATTCAACTCATACAATCAAAGATTTAGGAAAGGATTCGATTAAGGTAATATAACTGAACACGTTCAAATTAATTAGATTTCATTTGAGTAACAAAAAAAATTAAACGTTTGGATTCGAAACCAATTCCATTGATTTTGAACATGTTCAATTATGACATATTTTTGCCATTTTTTTATTTGTCATAAAAAAATTTTCTTGCCTCATTTAAGTCAAACTGCCACATTTTTATCTTAGAAAATTCAGAGGTGAAAAATTTATGATTCGAAAAAGTCTTTTGGCCTTTTTTGTGACTGCCATGTTGGCAACCCCAGTTCTTGCGAGTTCTGGTTCTTCTTCAAAACCACTTGCGGGAACTTACCCGATCGTTTTATCCCATGGTTTATTCGGTTGGGGTGAAAATTCAGGTGGTATCATTAGTATTGTAAATTATTGGGGTGGAACTGACGACTACCTAAGAAGCCAAGGTGCTACTGTTTATGCTCCTGCAAAAACAGCTGCCAACTCAAACGAAGTTCGCGCACAAGAACTCAAAGCCGCTATCTTAACGTATGCAGCAGCTACCAATTACTCTGGCAAATTCCATATCCTTGGACACTCCCAAGGTGGTCTCGATAGCCGTTATATGGTATCTAACTTAGGTTTATCAAGCCGAGTGGCTACTCTCACCACACTCAACACTCCTCATTACGGATCTCCTATTGCGGACATCATCAAAACGGTTCTACCTAGTTGGATCCAACCGTTTGTGGCAAGCATTGTAGAAACACTTGTCAAGATCGTTTATGGTGGTACAAACCAACAAAATGCACTCGCAGCACTTTCTTCTCTAACAAAAGAAGGTTTGTCTTCCTTTAACTCTTACACACCAAATCGTTCTGGTGTTAAGTATTACTCTTACGGATCATACATCACACTTCCAGATTTAATCCAACACCCTCTTATGGGAATTTTACACCCTGCTTGTGCAGCTGGTGGACTATTCCAAGGACAAGGAGCAACAAATGATGGGCTTGTTCCACTTTCTTCACAAAAATGGGGAACTTGGAAAGGTGGTCCTTCATATGGAATTTTAACAACTGGTGTAGACCACTTGCAAGTTTCGAACACATTACGTTCTGGAAGTTTCTGGTACGATGTGGAAGGCTTTTATATGAATATGGCTTCTAACATGAAGGCGAATCAATAATTCGAATCTGAAGTTTTTTTAGAAAACCCAAGGATGTCCTTGGGTTTTTTTGTTTCCAGAAACAATTTTTCATCTTTTACTACTCTACAATCTCCATGAATACAAAATACATTCGACCATTCAGTATCGGTCTTTTCGTTATCATCATCTTATTTGTGATGTATCAATTCACAAAGTCTAATGAGTTTGGTTCTGCTAATGAAGAGAATCCAAATGACAAAGCGGAATCTTATTTTAGGACACAAAGTGATGGGTTTTCTGTGGATCCATTTTATTTAGAATCAGCAAAATCAATTTTTTCACCTGATGGCAATTTTCTAAAATTTGACGAAATTTTCGCCAAAGCAAGGTCAGGTGAATTAAATCTCATATCTGAATTGTGGAACCTAAGGCGCCAATGCCCAGAAGGGAGCACAAGAGAGCAGTGTCACGAATACATCAAAGCATTTATCCAAAATCAATATTCTGGGGAAGATGCCAAAAAACTTTTAAACTTACTCACAAATTATTTGAAATATGAAGAAGCTATGGTCCAACTCGATCCAAGTTCCAAGTCTTATACAAACGCCGAAAGATACGAACAAATCAAACAACTTAGAAGGAAGTTTTTTGCAAAGGAAGATGCAGAACTGATTTTTGGATTAGAAGAAGCCACTGCTGATTTTAGTTTTAACCGAAAGAATTTTTTAGATGAAACTAAAAATCTAAAAGCAGACGAACGAATCCGATTGTACGAAGACTTTCGAAAAAAGACATTTGGACCTTATTACAATGCAGTTGTTAGCAGGGAACCTCAGTATGATAAATTTGAAACTGAAATGGACCTTCGCCAAAACGAACTTTCTAAACTATCAGGTTCAGAACGTGATAACAAGGAACGAGAAGTACGTATCCGTTATTTTGGAAAAGACGGAAATGAACGAATGGAAAAAGTTCTGAAGGAAATCAAAGAAGAAGAAGAAAAAATCTCTAAACTTGAAATAGATGAAACAAACTATCTCAAAAACAATCCAAATCTTTCCGATTCAGAAAAAGAAAAAAAGTTAATGGAACTTCGCATCAAAACTTTAGGAAGTAAGGAACTCGCTGAAGAATATATAAGAAGATTGGAGTATGAAAAAACACTTAAAAATTCCGGGAATTAGTTCTCCTTTCACCTTCCTTCTACTTGCTGCGATTTTTTTTGCACTTTCGTTAGAACCTTTCGGTTTTGCCACCGCAGGGTTCTTGTGTTTATTTTTTTTGTTACTGGTCACAAAAGAAATCATAAAAGAGGGCAGATTATTTCATTCAATTGTATATACAGTTGTATTCTCATTTTTTGTAACCTGCACTACATTTTATTGGATGGGGAATGCAATCCGAAACATCACAGGGCATGGTCTTGTGATCTCATCCTTACTCTTTTTGTTATACGGTTTTTTTTCTTTCTATAAAATAGGAATTATTTTCATCGGATCCTTCTTTTTTAAGAAATACCGTTTGGTATCAGAGACCAAATTTTATCTCTTTATTTTCCCATCCCTATTTTTGATTTCTGATTGGATCTCTCCAATGGTATTCCCCGTATATTGGGGTGATTTGTTTCGAAACCAGATCCTTTGGCGCCAAATGGCAAGGTTTGGTATTGAAGTATTAGGACTTGTATCCGTATTATCTGTTTCTTTATTCTATTTGATGGTTGTCAGAAAAGAATATAAATGGAAACAAACTTATTTATATCTGGCTCCTATATTTTTTATTTTTTCAGGAAACCTTTACTTTTTAGCTGAAACAATTCCACCTGAAAAAGCCATACATTTGGTTTTACTACAACCAAACACACCATATGCGAAAAATAAAATCCGTGAAGATTTTGATTTTATGACTAAAACCATCCAAGGTGTTTTTAACCTAGGTGAAGAAGCAATACGGAATGCACCAAAACCAATCGATGCAATTCTTTTACCAGAATCTTCCATTCCATTTTTAGGAACCTTACCATCAAAAAATCCCAACTCAACTTATAGCAAAAGTTTTGTGGATATAACTGAAGCACTCGTTCAACTTTCCAATGCATCATTAGTTTTTAATGAACTTGTATGGGACGAAGGTTCCAGAAATTCGTTTAGTCTTTTAAAACCGGTAACATTAAACACCGAAAGACGTTATAAACATATCCTTTTGCCATTTGGCGAATATCTGCCTTTTGAAAACCAAATCCCACTGCTTAGATCTCTTTTCCCAGAAGTGAGTCATCACATCTCAGGAAGTGAATTTGGATCTCAAGTCATCAAAACAAAATCAGGAGAATCTGTAAGTTTCACGCCCCTGATCTGTTATGAAGTTTTATATCCTGAATTGGTTCGGAAGATGATCTTACACTCACCATCGGAACTCACCATCAATCTCACAAATGACTCTTGGTTTGAAAGTTTTACTGAAACAAAACAACACGCTGGTGCAGGAAGATTACGAGCGATTGAGTCTGGCAGACCTTTTGTTCGAGCGGCTGTTTCAGGGCTGAGTTCAGCATATGATCCTTGGGGAAGGGACATGATGGGTGAACTTCCGATCTTTCAAAAAGCCATTGGATACTTGGATGTGATGACCGTTTCTCATGATCGAGAAACACCTTATTTAAAATTTGGACCTTATCCATGGAGGGTATTGGCTGTTTT
The Leptospira bouyouniensis DNA segment above includes these coding regions:
- a CDS encoding esterase/lipase family protein; translated protein: MIRKSLLAFFVTAMLATPVLASSGSSSKPLAGTYPIVLSHGLFGWGENSGGIISIVNYWGGTDDYLRSQGATVYAPAKTAANSNEVRAQELKAAILTYAAATNYSGKFHILGHSQGGLDSRYMVSNLGLSSRVATLTTLNTPHYGSPIADIIKTVLPSWIQPFVASIVETLVKIVYGGTNQQNALAALSSLTKEGLSSFNSYTPNRSGVKYYSYGSYITLPDLIQHPLMGILHPACAAGGLFQGQGATNDGLVPLSSQKWGTWKGGPSYGILTTGVDHLQVSNTLRSGSFWYDVEGFYMNMASNMKANQ
- a CDS encoding lipase secretion chaperone; this translates as MNTKYIRPFSIGLFVIIILFVMYQFTKSNEFGSANEENPNDKAESYFRTQSDGFSVDPFYLESAKSIFSPDGNFLKFDEIFAKARSGELNLISELWNLRRQCPEGSTREQCHEYIKAFIQNQYSGEDAKKLLNLLTNYLKYEEAMVQLDPSSKSYTNAERYEQIKQLRRKFFAKEDAELIFGLEEATADFSFNRKNFLDETKNLKADERIRLYEDFRKKTFGPYYNAVVSREPQYDKFETEMDLRQNELSKLSGSERDNKEREVRIRYFGKDGNERMEKVLKEIKEEEEKISKLEIDETNYLKNNPNLSDSEKEKKLMELRIKTLGSKELAEEYIRRLEYEKTLKNSGN
- the lnt gene encoding apolipoprotein N-acyltransferase, coding for MKKHLKIPGISSPFTFLLLAAIFFALSLEPFGFATAGFLCLFFLLLVTKEIIKEGRLFHSIVYTVVFSFFVTCTTFYWMGNAIRNITGHGLVISSLLFLLYGFFSFYKIGIIFIGSFFFKKYRLVSETKFYLFIFPSLFLISDWISPMVFPVYWGDLFRNQILWRQMARFGIEVLGLVSVLSVSLFYLMVVRKEYKWKQTYLYLAPIFFIFSGNLYFLAETIPPEKAIHLVLLQPNTPYAKNKIREDFDFMTKTIQGVFNLGEEAIRNAPKPIDAILLPESSIPFLGTLPSKNPNSTYSKSFVDITEALVQLSNASLVFNELVWDEGSRNSFSLLKPVTLNTERRYKHILLPFGEYLPFENQIPLLRSLFPEVSHHISGSEFGSQVIKTKSGESVSFTPLICYEVLYPELVRKMILHSPSELTINLTNDSWFESFTETKQHAGAGRLRAIESGRPFVRAAVSGLSSAYDPWGRDMMGELPIFQKAIGYLDVMTVSHDRETPYLKFGPYPWRVLAVFGLFFLFFTSPRAFDSHKKKNEIEI